The sequence GGTAGTGATCAGGATCGCCGAGGTCGACCAGGTCTCCCCCGAGATCCTCGCCGAGATCGACGAGGTGATCCGGGTGGAGCTGACCGCCCTGGGCGGCGTGCAGCGCTTCAAGGTGGGGGGCGTCGAGAAGGTGGTCGACATGTTCGCGCATCTCGACAGAAGCCGCGAGAAGAAAATCCTGGACAAACTCGATACCATGAACCCGCCTTTGGCCGAGGTGATCAGGAAGCACCTCTTCACCTTCGAGGACATCTTCAAGCTGGACGATCGCGCCATCCAGTCCATCATGCGCGAGGTCTCCAACGATACCCTGACCCTCGCCATGAAGACTTCGCCGGACGAGGTGAAGGACAAGATATTCCGCAACATCTCCAGCCGTGCGGCGGAGATGATCAAGGAGGACCTGGAGGTCATGGGGCCGGTACGCCTCTCCGACGTGGAGAAGGCGCAGAGCGAGATCATCAAGATCGTCCGGAAGATGGAGGAAGAAGGGAAGGTGGTCATCGCCGGACGCGGGGCGGAAGATGTCCTCGTCTAAGATCATCAGGAAGGGGCTCGAGTCCCAGACCTTCATCCTGGAGCCGCTCGGTAACGAGCTGGTCCCCCCCCCGGGGCAGGACGTGTTCCGCCAGGTTTCCCTGGCCGGCGAGGAGCCGTTGCCGGCCGAGGAAGAGGAACCGGAGGTTCCCCCCGTCATGGTCCCCGAGGAGGATGCGCTCAGAAGGATCCAGCAGGCGCACGCGGAAGGGATGAAGAAGGGGAAGCAGCAGGCCGAGGAGGATCTTGCCAAGGTGAGCGAGGCGATGGCCCAGGCCCTCCTCGCCACCGGCGCGGTGCGCGGCCAGCTCATGCACGAGGCGGAGGAGGACCTCCTGAAGCTCTCGGCGATGATCGCCCGCAAGGTGATGATGCGTGAGCTCACCATCGATCCGGGGCTGATCGCGAACCTCGTGCACGGTGCGGTGGAGCTTGCCGCCGACGAGGGGGAGATCGTGGTCCGGCTGAACCCGGAGGAGTACCAGGTGGTGGCCTACTCGCCCCAGTTCCAGGCACTCACCCGGGACCGCAAGAAGATAGTCCTGCGCGAGGACCCGACGCTTGGCCCCGCCGCGTGCGTGGTGGAGACGGTGCGCGGAAACATAGACGCCGGCTTCGACGCCCAGCTCGAGGAGATCATGCGCCGGCTTTCCGAGGAGAGAAACGCGCGGCGGGAGGATGAAAACGGTGGGGATTGATCTGGCACGCTACCTGCCGGTGGTCGAGGCGGCCAAGCCGGTGCGCTTCAACGGGAAGGTGACCCAGGTGGTGGGGCTCGTGATCGAAGGGTTCTGCCCGGAGACCGCGGTCGGCAGCGTCTGCGAGGTGCACTCCGAGGGGCACGCGCCGATTCCCGCCGAGGTGGTCGGCTTCCGCGAGAACAAGACCCTGCTCATGCCGCTTGGCGAGCTGAGGGGGGTGGGGCTTGGCAGCGTCATCTCGGTCCGGCGCGAGAAGGCGGCCCTGGGGGTGGGACCTGCCCTTCTGGGGCGGGTCATCGACGGTCTCGGCGACCCCATCGACGACAAGGGGCCCATCGAGACGGTGGACGAGTACCCGATCTACGCGCTGCCGGTGAACCCGATGAAGCGCCGCCCGATCAGGAAGCCCCTGAACCTCGGCATCCGCGCCATCAACGGGCTTTTGACCTGCGGCGAGGGGCAGAGGGTCGGCATCATGGCGGGCTCCGGCGTCGGCAAGTCGACCCTTCTCGGCATGATAGCCCGCTACACCGAGGCGGACGTCAACGTCATCGCCCTGATCGGCGAGCGCGGCCGCGAGCTGCGCGAGTTCATCGAGAAGGACCTGCAGGCGGAGGGGCTCAGGAAATCGGTAGTCGTGGTGGCAACGAGCGACCAGCCGCCCCTGGTGCGCATGCGCGGCGCCTACATCGCGACCACCATCGCCGAGTATTTCCAGGCGCAGGGTAAGAAGGTGCTCCTCATGATGGACTCCGCCACCCGTTTCGCCATGGCGATGCGCGAGGTGGGTCTTGCCATCGGCGAGCCCCCGACCACCAAGGGGTACACCCCGAGTGTCTTCGCCGCGCTCCCGAGGCTTCTGGAGCGGACCGGCAACTTCCAGGGGGGTAGCATCACCGGCCTATACACCGTCCTCGTCGAGGGGGACGACTTCAACGAGCCGATCTCCGACGCGATGCGCAGCATCCTCGACGGCCACATCATCCTCACCCGAGAGCTTGCCGCTCGCAACATCTACCCCCCGATCGACCTTTTAAACAGCGCGAGCCGTGTCATGAGCGACGTGACCACGAGGGAACACCGGGCGCTTGCCGGGCAGTTCAAGGAGACCCTGGCGACCTACCGGCAGGCCGAGGACATGATCAACATCGGCGCCTACAAGGCGGGGAGCAACCCGAAGATCGACACGGCGGTGGCGAGGATGGACCGGATGGTCGCGTACCTGAAGCAGGACGTGGCCGACGAGGTGAATTTCGAGGAATCGATCGAGGCGCTCGCGAGGATATTTGAGTAGCACGCTTTATGCAGCATGCTCTGCGGCCCCGGGCCGCGTGCCGGGATTTTGACACGCCGCCCGCAGGGATCAGGAAATAGTTGAACACGCCACGGGGGGTGGGCTGAATACACCCAGTGGAGCTTGGCGGAGGTGGGAGGAAAGACCATGGCAGGACAGGAATTCAGGCTCGAACAGGTGCTCAAGTTCCGCAAGGAAGTGGAGAAAATGCACCAACTGGAACTCGCTGCGGCGAAGCAGCAGCACGAGAGCGCCAGGGAGCGGCTGAAAAACGAAAAGGCCATGATGGAGCAGCGGGAAAAGGAATGCGCCGAGCGCCAGATGAACGGCATCGAGGCGAAGGACCTGCAGCTCTACGGCGACTTCTCCAGGAGAAAGAGCCAGGAAATCCTGCAGTTGCGGGAGAGCTTGGTGGGCCTTGAGAAGGCGGTGCAGGAAAAGCGCGAGGCCCTTTTGGCCGCGGCGAAGGAAAAGAAGGCCCTTGAGGTTTTCAAGGAGAAGAAGATGCGGGACCTGAGGATGGAACAGCTGAACCGGGAACGCGCCTTCCTGGACGAGATCGCAGTCCAGGGGAGGGGGCGTAAGTGAAAGGGTTGTTACGGACCGCCGCCGTCGCCCTCGTCGCGCTGCCGCTTTTGAGCGGTGGTGGGGAAGGGCCCTCGGTGCAGGCGGCCGAGGTGAAGAACGCTCCCCGCTCCGCGGCTTCCACCGAGGCCGCGGCACTCGAGGCGAAACGGCAGCAACTGGCACAGAAGGAAGCGGCGCTGAACGCGAAGGAGGCTGAGCTGAACCGCCTCGCCACCAAGCTCGACGCCCGGGTTGCGGAACTGAACGCGGCCAAGAAGGGGATCGAGGAGTCGCTCACCGCGAAGAACAAGCAGGACGACGAGCGTTACAAAAAAATGATCAAGATCTACAAGGGGTTGAAGCCGGAGGAGGCGGGTAACCTGCTCAACAAGCTGAACGAGAAGATGGTGATCCAGATGCTGAACCAGATGGATCAGAAGACCGCCGTCAAGCTCATCCCCTTCATCAGCCAGCCGCGGGTCCTTGAATGGACCAGGCTGAACCTCGCCGGCAAGTAGGCGAAGATACGGATTGAACCGCCCGCCAGGGCGGATTCGACCGGCGGCGGACGCCGCCGTAATGCCAAACAAAAAGGAGGTGATACGAGATGATGATTCAAAACGCAGCATTTATTCCAGACGCCTTCCCGGCGGCTCCGGCTGGGACGGCAACAGCGGCACCCTCCGGTACCGGTGGTTTCCAGCAGATGCTCCAGGGGAAACAGGTGCAGGCCTCCTCCCAGGACAAAGCGGAAGCGAAGCAACCGGCGGCGCAAGGCAAACCCGCGAAGGAAGCCGGTGCGAAGGCCGACGCGGCGTCGCAAGCCATCCCCCGCAAGGGAGCGGTCTCCCAGGAGGCGCAGCCGGGGGCTACGGTTGCGGCAAGGCAACGCCCGGCGCAGGATGCCTCCGACGGTGCGGTGCGGGAAGCGACCGCGGCGACCGCAGGGCCTGCGGACAAGGCGCCTTCCGAAAAGGTTGGAGCCCCGGAGGAAGCGGCAACACCCGCGCAGGACACAACTTCCGTCGACCTGGTGCGGTCGGCGCAGGACAACGTCCCGGCGGGGGGCATCCCGGAACCCAACCCGGGACTGGTCGTGGCGACGGCGCAAGTAGCGTCACACCAGGAGCAAAAGGCAGGCGTGGGCAACGCCGACGAGGCGGGCGCTCAGGCGCTCTCCAGACTGGAAGCCCTGCAGCAGCGGCTGCAGCAGCCTGATGCAGGGGCAAAAGGTCCCCAGGGCGGGGAGCCCGAGGCCGCACAGGCGGTGAAGTCGGAAGTCGGGCAGGAAGTGAAGCAGGAAAAAACCGGAGACCGGCCTCTTATGGGCGCGGCAACCGGAGCCGAAACAGGCCAGAAGGCCGAGGCGGCGCAGCTTCCCCGCGAGGAGCGGGGAGCAAAGGTTATCACTCCGACGGGTGCCACAGAAAGGGCACAGGTCGAGAAGCCCCAGGCGCAGGAGGCGTCCGGGAAGGTGGCGCAGCCCAAGGAGCTTCCCGAGGCGGCCAAAACATCCGTCGTTGCCGATCAGACGGCAGCGGCAGAGCGTCTCTCCGCGCGGCAGCAAGGGGAGGGACGGTTCGTCGCCATGCCGGTACGCGACCTCTCCGGGCAGACGGCGGAGAGCACAAAGGTGGCGGCAACTGCCGTTACCGGCGACACGGTAACCGAGGCGACGGCCCCGGCACAGGGGGACGCTGCCACGGCGACCAAAGAAACCCCTGGCGCCGTTGACGGCGCGACACGGGAAACGACGGCAAAGCAGGCAGCCGTCGAGGTCAAGGTGGCCTCCGGCGAGGGCAAGAAGGATAACGTTGCCGGCGCGGAGCCGCAACCGACCCAGGCCTCCGCCGACGCCGATCCCGCGACGGGGAAGGCCCAGCAGCACAGGGAGATGCGCCACGGCGAGTCGCCCGCAGGCAAGGAAGGGCGCGGCGCTGAGCAGGCTTTGCAGGCCGGCGCGGCGAAGAACCCCGGCGAAGAGGTTTCCGGCACCGGACGTGCAACACCCGCGGCAAGCAAGCTGACCTCGGAAACGGGTGCGGTTCGTGAGGCTTCGGAAAGCCATGGCGGCGGGACGCAGCAAAAAGGGGAGCAGCAAAACGGGCATATGCTCGGCGCCGGGGTAGTGGCGCAGGGGAACACCGCCGACACGGTGCCTGTCGAAGCGAAACAGGCGCAGGCAAGGAGCCTGCTGCACGAGAGCATATTGGCGCAGGTAAAGGAAGGGGTGGTGACCCATGATGGCAAGGGGAACGGCCAGATGAGCATCCGGCTGAACCCGGGGGAACTGGGTGAGTTGAAGATCCAGGTCCGCATGGAGAACAACCGGCTGAACGTGGAAGTCCAGGCCGACAACCGGATGGTCAAGGACCTGCTCCTTGGCAACCTCGACTCCCTCAAGGAGGCCCTTTCCGGCAAGAATCTCACCATGGACGGTTTCAACGTCTCCACCGGCGGTGGCGGCTTCAACGGCCCGCTCAATGAGGAGCGAGGGAACCAGAAACAGCAGCAGCCCCAAAGGTTCGCCAGGGGTGCAGGGTACGACGGCCAGGATGCACCGCGAGTCAATTATCTGACTGCCGAGGTCAACAGCCTGCTCGACGTGAGATTCTAAAAAGGAGGAAGGCATGATTACCGATGCAACATCGGCGGCAAGCACCTCGCAGGCGGCGGCCGCCATGAAACAGGCAACCGGGATGAACAAGGACGACTTCCTGAAGTTGTTCGTGACCCAGCTGCAGAACCAGGACCCCCTGAATCCGCAGGACGGCACGCAGTTCATCTCCCAGCTGGCCCAGCTGACCCAGGTCGAGCAGGCCTACAACACCAACACGAACCTCCAGAGCCTCTTGTCCCAGGGGAACAACGCGGGAACCCTCGCGGCGGTCTCCCTGATCGGCAAGGAAGTGGAGGCACCCGGTTCGCAGGTGGAACTCAGCTCCGGGAGCGCTTCCGCGGTCAACTACAACCTGGCGCGCAGCGCCACGACGGTCACCGTCTCGATCCTCGACGCCAACGGCAAGGTGGTGAAGACCATCGACGGCGGGGCACAGGGCATCGGGAACAACAGCGTGAGCTGGGACGGCACCGACAACTCCGGCGCAACGCTCACCCCGGGCGCCTACAGCTTCAGCGTCTCGGCAAAGGATGCAACCGGCAACACGGTCACCAGCACGGGGCTGGTGCGCGGCAAGGTGAACGGCGTAGACATGTCCGGAACCACACCGATACTCTCCGTCGGATCGCTCAAGCTGAACCTTACGGACGTCACTTCGGTAACCGAGGGGGCCTAGGATGATCGACAACAGCATCCTCTTTCCCCAACCGATCCAGGCACCGGTAAAACCTAACGCGAACGGGAACAAGCCCGCCGCGAAGGGAACCGGCAGCGGCACAGCGTTCGCCCAGGTCCTGGACCAGAAACTCCCGGGGCAGCCGGTAAAGCTGTCGCAGCACGCCCAGGAGCGCCTGAAATCCCGCGGCATCACCCTCTCGGACGCCGACATGAAGCAGCTGGAAGGGGCGGTGGACAGCGTGGCGCAAAAGGGTGGCAGGGAGTCCCTGATCCTGATGGGAGATGCGGCCCTCGTGGTAAGCGTCAAAAACCGGACAGTGGTCACCGCCATGGATCGTCAGGGGATGAAAGGAAACGTTTTCACCAACATCGACTCGGCAGTATTTTTCTAAACACGACAAACGAAACGGGCTGGCCCTCCAGAAGGAAAGCCCGCGGGACACCGACCGACAGAGGCGTCCCACAACCTAAGCCCAAGGAGGCAAAAAAATGAGCGTTACTTCCGCACTGTTTACCGGCGTTACCGGTCTCATCCAGAACGGCGAAGCGATGAACGTTATCGGCAACAACATCTCCAACGTCAACACCGTAGGCTTCAAGGGGGCAAGGACCCTCTTCTCCGATATGCTCTCCCAGAACGTAGGCGGCGGCTCCCAGATCGGTAAAGGCGTGCAGATGCAGGTAGTGCAGAACATGTTCAGCCAAGGCTCCACCCAGACCTCGGAGAACGTCACCGACCTCTCCATCCAGGGGAACAGCTTCTTCGCGCTGGCGCCGCCGACCGCAACCTTCCCCATCGGCACCCAGAATTCCGCGTTTCTCTCCCGCGCCGGTGCCTTCCAGGTGGACAACAACCTGACCCTGGTGAACCCGGACGGCTACCAGGTGCTCGATACCCAGGGGAACCCGATCAAGTTCGTGAACTCCGGCACCGCGCCGACCACCGACTTCGGCAAGATCATCAGCATCGACAACTCGGGACTGATCACCTACCTCGCCACCGACGGCATCACCCAGAACTACTACAACACCTCCGGGGCGGTCGGTGTCCCTGCGACCGTCGCGAACTCGGCCACCGTGCAGCGTCTGGCGACGGTCACCGCTTCCGATCCGACCGCGCTCACCAAGATGGGGGGCTCGCTCTACCAGGCGACCACCGATGCCGGCGTGCCGTCGGCCGCTTTCTCC is a genomic window of Geomonas ferrireducens containing:
- the fliG gene encoding flagellar motor switch protein FliG yields the protein MTGAEKAAILLLYLGPEATAKVFGHMDDGDIKRISQSMSKLGHVPREEIASVVEEFTDITNPETGFFSQGEEFVKKILEKALGPLRAETLLQEIRTSGIGDMADLLSTMDPRTIANFFSQEHPQTIAVVLAKLKPKQTSEIISLLPQELQAEVVIRIAEVDQVSPEILAEIDEVIRVELTALGGVQRFKVGGVEKVVDMFAHLDRSREKKILDKLDTMNPPLAEVIRKHLFTFEDIFKLDDRAIQSIMREVSNDTLTLAMKTSPDEVKDKIFRNISSRAAEMIKEDLEVMGPVRLSDVEKAQSEIIKIVRKMEEEGKVVIAGRGAEDVLV
- a CDS encoding FliH/SctL family protein; the protein is MSSSKIIRKGLESQTFILEPLGNELVPPPGQDVFRQVSLAGEEPLPAEEEEPEVPPVMVPEEDALRRIQQAHAEGMKKGKQQAEEDLAKVSEAMAQALLATGAVRGQLMHEAEEDLLKLSAMIARKVMMRELTIDPGLIANLVHGAVELAADEGEIVVRLNPEEYQVVAYSPQFQALTRDRKKIVLREDPTLGPAACVVETVRGNIDAGFDAQLEEIMRRLSEERNARREDENGGD
- the fliI gene encoding flagellar protein export ATPase FliI, which produces MGIDLARYLPVVEAAKPVRFNGKVTQVVGLVIEGFCPETAVGSVCEVHSEGHAPIPAEVVGFRENKTLLMPLGELRGVGLGSVISVRREKAALGVGPALLGRVIDGLGDPIDDKGPIETVDEYPIYALPVNPMKRRPIRKPLNLGIRAINGLLTCGEGQRVGIMAGSGVGKSTLLGMIARYTEADVNVIALIGERGRELREFIEKDLQAEGLRKSVVVVATSDQPPLVRMRGAYIATTIAEYFQAQGKKVLLMMDSATRFAMAMREVGLAIGEPPTTKGYTPSVFAALPRLLERTGNFQGGSITGLYTVLVEGDDFNEPISDAMRSILDGHIILTRELAARNIYPPIDLLNSASRVMSDVTTREHRALAGQFKETLATYRQAEDMINIGAYKAGSNPKIDTAVARMDRMVAYLKQDVADEVNFEESIEALARIFE
- the fliJ gene encoding flagellar export protein FliJ, which produces MAGQEFRLEQVLKFRKEVEKMHQLELAAAKQQHESARERLKNEKAMMEQREKECAERQMNGIEAKDLQLYGDFSRRKSQEILQLRESLVGLEKAVQEKREALLAAAKEKKALEVFKEKKMRDLRMEQLNRERAFLDEIAVQGRGRK
- a CDS encoding MotE family protein, which produces MKGLLRTAAVALVALPLLSGGGEGPSVQAAEVKNAPRSAASTEAAALEAKRQQLAQKEAALNAKEAELNRLATKLDARVAELNAAKKGIEESLTAKNKQDDERYKKMIKIYKGLKPEEAGNLLNKLNEKMVIQMLNQMDQKTAVKLIPFISQPRVLEWTRLNLAGK
- a CDS encoding flagellar hook-length control protein FliK, encoding MMIQNAAFIPDAFPAAPAGTATAAPSGTGGFQQMLQGKQVQASSQDKAEAKQPAAQGKPAKEAGAKADAASQAIPRKGAVSQEAQPGATVAARQRPAQDASDGAVREATAATAGPADKAPSEKVGAPEEAATPAQDTTSVDLVRSAQDNVPAGGIPEPNPGLVVATAQVASHQEQKAGVGNADEAGAQALSRLEALQQRLQQPDAGAKGPQGGEPEAAQAVKSEVGQEVKQEKTGDRPLMGAATGAETGQKAEAAQLPREERGAKVITPTGATERAQVEKPQAQEASGKVAQPKELPEAAKTSVVADQTAAAERLSARQQGEGRFVAMPVRDLSGQTAESTKVAATAVTGDTVTEATAPAQGDAATATKETPGAVDGATRETTAKQAAVEVKVASGEGKKDNVAGAEPQPTQASADADPATGKAQQHREMRHGESPAGKEGRGAEQALQAGAAKNPGEEVSGTGRATPAASKLTSETGAVREASESHGGGTQQKGEQQNGHMLGAGVVAQGNTADTVPVEAKQAQARSLLHESILAQVKEGVVTHDGKGNGQMSIRLNPGELGELKIQVRMENNRLNVEVQADNRMVKDLLLGNLDSLKEALSGKNLTMDGFNVSTGGGGFNGPLNEERGNQKQQQPQRFARGAGYDGQDAPRVNYLTAEVNSLLDVRF
- a CDS encoding flagellar hook assembly protein FlgD, encoding MITDATSAASTSQAAAAMKQATGMNKDDFLKLFVTQLQNQDPLNPQDGTQFISQLAQLTQVEQAYNTNTNLQSLLSQGNNAGTLAAVSLIGKEVEAPGSQVELSSGSASAVNYNLARSATTVTVSILDANGKVVKTIDGGAQGIGNNSVSWDGTDNSGATLTPGAYSFSVSAKDATGNTVTSTGLVRGKVNGVDMSGTTPILSVGSLKLNLTDVTSVTEGA
- a CDS encoding TIGR02530 family flagellar biosynthesis protein, translated to MIDNSILFPQPIQAPVKPNANGNKPAAKGTGSGTAFAQVLDQKLPGQPVKLSQHAQERLKSRGITLSDADMKQLEGAVDSVAQKGGRESLILMGDAALVVSVKNRTVVTAMDRQGMKGNVFTNIDSAVFF
- a CDS encoding flagellar hook-basal body protein → MSVTSALFTGVTGLIQNGEAMNVIGNNISNVNTVGFKGARTLFSDMLSQNVGGGSQIGKGVQMQVVQNMFSQGSTQTSENVTDLSIQGNSFFALAPPTATFPIGTQNSAFLSRAGAFQVDNNLTLVNPDGYQVLDTQGNPIKFVNSGTAPTTDFGKIISIDNSGLITYLATDGITQNYYNTSGAVGVPATVANSATVQRLATVTASDPTALTKMGGSLYQATTDAGVPSAAFSLAANKPNGVSEKILSNSLEQSNVDMASEFVKMIITQRAYSANSKTITTTDQMTQEVLQLIR